A genomic stretch from Candidatus Eisenbacteria bacterium includes:
- a CDS encoding ammonium transporter, which produces MFDTGNTGFMLVATSLVMLMTPGLAFFYGGLVGRRNVLSIMIQSFVSMGITTILWFAVGYSLCFSGGEGGIIGNLDLAFLRGVDPSTPFGDGQIPLYVFIAYQMMFAIITPALITGAFSNRVRFPAYLIFLVFWLLLVYFPFVHMLWGGGFLAKHGIQDFAGGIAVHNIAGMAALASILFVGRRRVEDSKPHSIPLVALGTGLLWFGWYGFNAGSQLQVDQITALAFLNTDIAASFAAITWLIIEWSRSRKPRFVGLLTGAVAGLATITPAAAFVSTSSAAIIGCSAGLICYLAVELKNKLRWDDALDVWGVHGVGGALGIILLGVLGSTAINSAGANGLIYGGGTFFIRQVLVVVVSSIYAFVFTWVMLWIINKITHVKTSETEESTLDESLHGERAYE; this is translated from the coding sequence ATGTTCGATACAGGCAATACCGGATTCATGCTCGTGGCGACGAGTCTGGTTATGTTGATGACACCCGGTCTCGCCTTCTTTTACGGCGGATTGGTGGGGCGTCGAAACGTTTTGTCTATTATGATTCAGAGCTTCGTCTCAATGGGCATCACCACCATCCTCTGGTTCGCCGTCGGATACTCCCTTTGCTTCAGCGGAGGTGAAGGAGGCATCATCGGCAACCTGGATCTAGCCTTCCTCAGGGGCGTCGATCCGTCGACACCCTTCGGCGACGGCCAGATCCCACTCTACGTCTTCATCGCCTACCAAATGATGTTCGCCATTATCACGCCGGCATTGATCACGGGTGCCTTCTCGAACCGGGTCCGCTTCCCGGCCTACTTGATCTTCTTGGTGTTCTGGCTGCTGCTCGTTTACTTCCCCTTTGTTCACATGCTCTGGGGCGGTGGCTTCCTGGCCAAGCACGGCATCCAGGATTTCGCCGGCGGTATTGCGGTACACAACATCGCGGGCATGGCGGCCCTGGCATCCATCCTTTTCGTGGGCCGGCGCCGCGTGGAAGACAGCAAACCCCACAGCATTCCGCTTGTCGCCCTGGGAACCGGCTTGCTCTGGTTCGGATGGTACGGCTTCAACGCCGGCAGCCAGCTGCAGGTGGACCAGATCACCGCCCTGGCTTTCCTCAATACGGATATCGCCGCCTCCTTCGCGGCCATCACCTGGTTGATCATTGAGTGGTCGAGATCCCGCAAGCCCCGCTTTGTCGGATTGCTCACCGGCGCGGTGGCCGGCCTGGCGACGATCACGCCGGCGGCGGCCTTTGTTTCCACCTCGAGCGCGGCGATCATTGGTTGCTCGGCGGGCCTGATTTGCTACTTGGCCGTCGAGCTGAAAAATAAACTGCGTTGGGATGACGCTCTGGATGTCTGGGGTGTTCACGGCGTGGGCGGCGCCCTGGGCATCATCCTCCTGGGCGTTCTCGGCTCTACCGCCATCAATAGCGCAGGGGCCAACGGATTGATTTACGGCGGCGGCACCTTCTTCATCCGCCAGGTGTTGGTGGTGGTCGTTTCATCGATTTACGCCTTCGTGTTTACCTGGGTGATGCTTTGGATCATTAATAAAATAACCCATGTGAAGACAAGCGAGACCGAAGAAAGCACTCTCGATGAATCCCTTCACGGCGAGAGGGCTTACGAGTAG
- a CDS encoding porin, translating to MPYRILIVVIAAVIAAAAPPAAVGDDGGVCMTVCMSGFVDASYSGNLDLGTDTFGLDQAEMDLSRCFGERGGLRADFEWAKDGDDWALDVEQGYLSYRPAFTDKLNFTFGKFNAPIGFELPDAPDMYQFSHALVFDYGLPTNLTGAMLSVNVTKDADIGVYLVNGWDDNDLGRAGPKTFGGRAGYRLGDLGAVGLAAIMGSEQDEIRKAVMTLDRTVVDVDLTLTPIPALEIGGEFNMGFVEVNDVESEWMGMLAMVHYDFNKWFGLTGRFDWFDDPDDFVFESGLEETRTAITLAPTFVLGDGMGALLELRIDGSSEDVFINSDGEPKASTTGLAFEMTYSF from the coding sequence ATGCCGTATCGAATCCTTATCGTCGTCATCGCGGCCGTGATCGCGGCGGCCGCCCCGCCGGCCGCGGTTGGCGATGACGGCGGCGTCTGCATGACGGTTTGCATGAGCGGATTTGTGGACGCCAGCTACAGCGGCAACCTGGACCTCGGCACCGACACCTTCGGCTTGGATCAAGCCGAGATGGATCTGTCCCGCTGCTTCGGCGAGCGCGGCGGCCTGCGGGCGGATTTTGAGTGGGCCAAAGACGGTGATGATTGGGCTCTGGATGTTGAGCAGGGTTATCTAAGTTATCGGCCGGCTTTCACCGACAAGCTGAACTTTACCTTTGGAAAGTTCAACGCCCCGATCGGGTTCGAGCTGCCGGACGCGCCGGATATGTACCAATTCTCCCATGCCTTGGTTTTTGATTATGGCCTGCCGACCAATCTGACCGGCGCCATGCTTTCGGTCAATGTAACGAAGGATGCGGATATCGGGGTGTACCTGGTCAACGGCTGGGATGATAACGACTTGGGCCGGGCCGGCCCCAAGACCTTCGGCGGGCGGGCCGGCTACCGGCTCGGGGACCTCGGCGCCGTGGGTCTCGCGGCCATTATGGGCTCAGAGCAGGATGAGATCCGCAAGGCCGTCATGACGCTCGACCGCACCGTTGTCGACGTGGATCTCACCCTCACACCAATACCCGCCCTCGAGATCGGCGGCGAATTCAACATGGGATTTGTTGAAGTCAACGACGTGGAGTCCGAGTGGATGGGTATGCTGGCCATGGTCCACTATGACTTTAACAAATGGTTTGGATTGACCGGCCGTTTTGATTGGTTCGACGATCCGGATGACTTTGTCTTTGAATCCGGCCTTGAGGAAACGCGCACCGCCATCACCTTGGCGCCGACTTTTGTTCTCGGGGACGGCATGGGCGCCCTGTTGGAGTTGCGCATTGACGGTTCCAGCGAGGATGTCTTTATCAATTCCGACGGGGAGCCTAAAGCCTCAACAACCGGCCTGGCCTTTGAGATGACGTACAGCTTCTGA
- a CDS encoding T9SS type A sorting domain-containing protein, whose protein sequence is MIYHPARADSDARWGDLFEGTGVGGEVYDLDVYYHRLFGQMLIVAGEFYGAGGTPASYVAAWNGDYWHGLGEIIRGPAFCLAVHEEKLFAGGLFQVVGADTVNYIASWDGLEWKSLGTGMNNYVYSLTVFQGDLIAAGRFRTAGGTETRGGIASWDGEEWESLGDGLNGSVFALSVHNGELIASGSFSRSGDIPLNHIGAWDGEGWNPLGEGLDDHAYALASFEGELYAGGKFRHIGDLPVNGIARWNGTVWDSLRSGISGSFDDFDPRVHDFEVFDGKLIVAGSYTHAGGLRCGCITQWDGVAWYPMGSGLLPPEPLMGDEMELHVPLSIPEGVFAVKEYRGHLIAAGGFGSVDGKRAYNIAHWGEGRLDTPPVPPPAIIIGPPMPNPFHDAVTFLYLLEEPAATSLTVYDVLGRRIARVLSDPQNPGPNSLTWDGMNSSGEKVSPGPYFVRLQSGSNGRAGNAGKVVLVR, encoded by the coding sequence TTGATATATCACCCGGCGCGCGCTGATTCCGATGCCCGGTGGGGCGATCTGTTTGAGGGCACGGGCGTTGGCGGTGAAGTCTACGACCTAGACGTCTACTACCATCGTCTCTTCGGGCAAATGCTGATTGTCGCCGGCGAATTCTATGGGGCGGGCGGTACGCCGGCTTCTTATGTGGCCGCATGGAACGGCGACTATTGGCACGGCCTGGGCGAGATCATCAGAGGCCCGGCTTTTTGTCTGGCCGTCCACGAAGAAAAACTGTTTGCCGGCGGGCTGTTCCAAGTCGTCGGCGCAGACACGGTGAACTACATCGCTTCCTGGGACGGACTGGAGTGGAAGTCTCTCGGCACGGGAATGAATAACTATGTCTACTCCCTCACCGTCTTTCAGGGTGATCTTATTGCAGCGGGGCGCTTTCGGACGGCGGGTGGAACGGAGACGCGCGGGGGAATCGCAAGCTGGGACGGCGAGGAATGGGAATCCCTTGGTGATGGCCTTAATGGCAGTGTTTTCGCTCTATCCGTTCACAATGGAGAGCTCATCGCCAGCGGAAGCTTTAGCCGCTCCGGAGATATACCGCTGAACCATATCGGGGCATGGGATGGAGAAGGATGGAATCCCTTGGGGGAAGGTCTTGATGACCACGCTTACGCACTCGCTTCCTTTGAAGGCGAACTTTATGCAGGAGGTAAATTTCGCCACATCGGTGACCTCCCGGTGAACGGGATCGCCCGTTGGAATGGAACTGTTTGGGATTCCTTGCGCAGCGGTATCAGCGGATCCTTCGATGATTTCGATCCAAGGGTCCACGATTTTGAGGTCTTTGACGGCAAGCTGATTGTCGCCGGTTCTTATACACATGCCGGCGGCCTCCGTTGTGGGTGCATCACCCAGTGGGATGGGGTGGCCTGGTATCCCATGGGATCAGGACTCCTTCCACCTGAACCTTTGATGGGCGATGAAATGGAGTTACACGTTCCTCTCAGCATCCCCGAGGGGGTTTTCGCCGTAAAAGAGTACCGCGGCCACCTCATTGCAGCGGGAGGTTTCGGCTCTGTGGATGGCAAGCGCGCTTATAACATTGCACATTGGGGCGAGGGGCGCTTGGATACACCTCCTGTTCCTCCGCCCGCCATCATCATTGGCCCCCCGATGCCTAATCCTTTCCATGACGCGGTGACCTTCCTTTACCTCCTTGAGGAGCCCGCGGCGACGAGCTTGACCGTCTATGATGTGCTGGGCCGGCGCATCGCCAGGGTGCTCTCGGACCCACAGAACCCGGGGCCGAATTCGCTGACATGGGATGGGATGAATTCGTCGGGAGAAAAAGTCTCCCCAGGGCCCTACTTTGTGCGCCTCCAATCTGGCTCTAACGGCAGGGCCGGCAATGCCGGCAAGGTCGTCCTCGTCCGATAA